One window from the genome of Pseudoalteromonas sp. '520P1 No. 423' encodes:
- a CDS encoding RHS repeat-associated core domain-containing protein — translation MATTGEVTKWSYSHKDKSYTSSKSIAKNKDGYAVATDTGRQYQYDYNGNLSVFSGFSTIVNKYIGGKIASSISHNGKHKIGESYNYDSRGELKEKVIEKTKVVYERDDNSRLRSKKIFYEDQLISDISLEYSEDGLHSISGAIEKIEYHDKNVIKAITYINGATLNTSYLNYPKAYVDEMTFKSGNNQTLYSSKYTYNNVKHLSSKAIFRPLFKSKIGSEELTKYEYEYHETNSSVRLESTERNGRRIDHKFSKFERDKFGNVTKIGAKRLTWNKGTLSKIGRINLYFDQGNQLKSVYDSNRRIFQKIDDDTLQYKSRYITKVVSDNKLLGVYIDRKFYPVITDHLGSIIGMYSESHEELLWYREYDEWGNKRVWNNRKFSNSKALENTVLWGYAGLISIPEIKKLYFAEHRIYSPKIGEWLSPDPLVTWSPDSIIKQPGNWNPFEYAMGNPVNFVDTSGYSSMHSQFVGYMTAGIGDIAHVVHYHGMSAINFARGIANSTFTGGGLRPSANLGIMKMSGRFGADSYRGAEAFIEGQFKGGHSSYIGQFGYSNGGIRALGRIEPRFGSSAGGLTFGTSNSLRFKTEIMGFGLQYNTDLSGRLDLKVMGFRGGDLGVYFNLHLTDSSLQFFNQATSYQDWAFRTLPYGGQSF, via the coding sequence ATGGCCACTACAGGTGAAGTAACAAAATGGAGCTACTCACATAAGGATAAAAGTTATACTAGTTCAAAATCGATTGCAAAAAATAAGGATGGCTACGCAGTAGCAACTGATACTGGTCGCCAGTACCAGTACGACTACAACGGTAATTTATCTGTTTTTTCTGGATTTTCTACAATAGTTAATAAATATATTGGCGGTAAAATTGCTTCCTCGATTAGTCATAATGGAAAGCATAAAATAGGTGAATCGTATAATTACGATTCTAGAGGTGAGTTGAAAGAGAAAGTAATTGAAAAAACAAAAGTAGTGTACGAACGTGATGACAATTCAAGGTTGCGAAGTAAAAAAATATTTTATGAAGATCAGCTTATTAGCGATATCTCACTTGAGTATTCGGAGGATGGACTGCATTCAATTAGTGGAGCAATAGAAAAAATTGAGTATCACGATAAAAATGTTATTAAAGCAATAACTTATATTAACGGTGCGACATTAAATACATCATATCTTAACTATCCGAAAGCATATGTCGACGAGATGACATTTAAATCAGGTAATAATCAAACTCTGTATAGTTCAAAATACACATACAACAATGTAAAACATCTTAGTAGCAAAGCAATATTTAGGCCCTTATTTAAGAGTAAAATTGGTAGCGAAGAATTAACAAAGTATGAATACGAGTATCACGAAACAAACAGCTCGGTAAGGCTTGAGTCCACAGAAAGAAACGGTAGAAGAATAGATCATAAATTCTCCAAGTTTGAACGCGATAAGTTTGGTAATGTCACAAAAATAGGTGCAAAGAGATTAACTTGGAATAAAGGGACTCTCAGTAAAATTGGTCGTATTAATCTGTACTTTGACCAAGGTAATCAGCTCAAGTCAGTATATGATTCGAATAGACGTATTTTCCAAAAGATTGATGATGATACGTTACAGTATAAATCCAGATATATTACTAAGGTGGTTTCCGACAATAAATTGTTGGGTGTTTATATAGATAGAAAATTTTATCCTGTAATTACAGATCATCTGGGTAGTATCATTGGAATGTATTCTGAGAGCCATGAAGAATTACTTTGGTACCGGGAATACGACGAGTGGGGAAATAAACGAGTTTGGAACAATCGCAAGTTTTCAAACTCCAAAGCATTGGAGAATACGGTCCTATGGGGATACGCGGGATTGATCTCTATTCCTGAGATAAAAAAATTATACTTTGCCGAACACAGGATATATTCACCTAAAATTGGCGAGTGGTTGAGTCCTGATCCTTTAGTCACTTGGAGTCCTGATAGCATTATCAAGCAACCGGGAAACTGGAATCCTTTTGAATACGCAATGGGAAACCCAGTCAACTTCGTTGATACAAGTGGGTATAGTTCAATGCATTCGCAATTTGTCGGCTACATGACGGCAGGAATAGGGGATATCGCACATGTTGTTCATTACCACGGCATGAGTGCGATAAATTTCGCCCGTGGAATTGCGAACTCAACATTTACCGGAGGTGGTTTACGCCCTTCAGCCAACCTTGGGATAATGAAAATGTCAGGACGTTTTGGAGCTGATAGTTACAGAGGTGCTGAAGCCTTCATTGAAGGTCAATTTAAAGGTGGGCATTCAAGCTATATAGGTCAATTCGGTTATTCAAATGGAGGTATAAGAGCCTTAGGCAGAATAGAGCCACGATTTGGAAGTTCCGCCGGAGGATTGACATTTGGCACAAGCAACAGTCTGCGTTTCAAAACCGAAATTATGGGCTTCGGTCTTCAATATAATACAGATTTATCAGGCCGTTTAGACCTAAAGGTAATGGGATTTAGAGGGGGGGATTTAGGTGTCTATTTCAATCTTCATTTAACCGATTCAAGTTTACAGTTCTTTAACCAAGCAACCTCCTATCAAGATTGGGCTTTTCGAACTTTGCCATATGGAGGGCAGTCATTCTAG
- a CDS encoding AAA family ATPase encodes MNDNDHQLLRKIKLSKGIIRGLSSFDIDFDYPITAIAGKNGSGKSTLLSLACCAFHNGKKGFKLPNRKQAYYTFADFFVQHSDDIPPEGIEIYYGIAHNKWRASSIKPDGKGVGLQKRSKKKGGKWTDYGRRIHRDVVFLGIERIVPHSEKSQSKSYSKSFSYSAENGWENDVKDIVGKILGKKYDEFKYVSHSKYRLPVVVCNGKRYSGFNMGAGENALFEVFSVIHATNEGSLIIIDEIELGLHSEAQKKFINHLKKVCKKEKFKSYVQLTPKIFLVNYQMTLGFLLKLSMENL; translated from the coding sequence ATTAACGATAACGACCATCAGTTATTAAGAAAGATAAAACTTAGTAAAGGAATCATTAGAGGGTTATCCTCGTTCGATATTGACTTTGATTACCCAATAACAGCAATCGCTGGGAAAAATGGGTCAGGAAAATCAACATTATTGTCCCTCGCATGTTGTGCTTTTCATAATGGAAAAAAAGGGTTTAAACTTCCAAATAGAAAACAAGCATATTATACATTCGCAGATTTTTTTGTTCAGCATAGTGATGATATTCCGCCAGAAGGGATTGAAATTTACTATGGAATTGCGCATAACAAATGGAGGGCCTCAAGTATTAAACCTGACGGTAAAGGTGTGGGCCTTCAAAAGCGTAGCAAGAAAAAAGGAGGAAAATGGACTGATTATGGAAGGAGAATACATAGAGATGTTGTATTTTTAGGTATTGAAAGAATTGTACCTCACAGCGAAAAAAGTCAATCGAAGAGTTATTCGAAATCATTTTCATATAGTGCTGAAAATGGATGGGAAAATGATGTAAAAGACATTGTTGGTAAAATACTTGGAAAAAAATATGATGAATTCAAGTATGTATCTCATTCTAAATATAGACTTCCAGTAGTAGTTTGTAATGGAAAACGGTATTCAGGCTTCAACATGGGGGCAGGTGAAAATGCACTGTTTGAAGTGTTCTCTGTTATTCATGCAACGAATGAAGGATCTTTAATTATAATTGATGAAATAGAGCTTGGCCTCCATTCTGAAGCACAAAAAAAGTTCATAAACCATTTGAAAAAGGTATGTAAAAAAGAAAAATTCAAATCATATGTACAACTCACTCCAAAGATATTTTTAGTCAATTACCAGATGACGCTAGGGTTTTTATTGAAACTATCAATGGAAAATCTATAG